A genomic region of Methanobacterium sp. SMA-27 contains the following coding sequences:
- a CDS encoding lasso peptide biosynthesis B2 protein, producing the protein MNKIHSFYKLSSEKKSLFIKSLILTIFIRLSLSLLSFSRGKKISKIFSIPPNNSKATSTIGDIIWSVRVVSPYIPRATCLTQAITGQILLSRYNHRSNLKIGVMKGDEFEAHAWLEIGDEIVLGESENEFVPILELDQ; encoded by the coding sequence ATGAATAAAATACATAGTTTTTATAAATTATCATCAGAAAAGAAAAGTTTGTTTATTAAGAGCTTGATTTTGACAATCTTCATTCGATTATCACTTTCTTTGTTATCATTTTCAAGGGGTAAAAAGATTTCAAAAATATTTTCAATACCTCCAAATAATTCCAAAGCAACTTCAACTATTGGAGATATTATATGGTCTGTAAGAGTTGTATCCCCATATATTCCTAGAGCCACATGCCTTACCCAAGCAATAACCGGTCAAATACTACTTTCAAGATATAATCATCGGTCTAATCTTAAAATAGGTGTTATGAAAGGAGATGAATTTGAAGCTCATGCATGGTTAGAAATCGGTGATGAGATCGTATTGGGGGAATCTGAAAATGAGTTTGTGCCAATATTAGAGTTAGATCAATAA
- a CDS encoding PqqD family peptide modification chaperone encodes MVSCDLDGEAAILNLKDGVYYGLDPIGAKIWNLIQKPKTIDDVVEVIWNEYDVDKNRCKDDIFELVEELLDNGLVKFNE; translated from the coding sequence GTGGTTTCATGTGATCTCGATGGTGAAGCTGCGATATTAAACCTCAAGGATGGAGTTTATTATGGATTAGATCCTATAGGGGCTAAAATTTGGAACTTAATTCAAAAGCCTAAAACAATAGATGATGTTGTCGAAGTAATATGGAATGAATACGATGTAGATAAAAACCGATGCAAGGATGATATTTTCGAATTAGTAGAAGAGCTTTTAGATAACGGGCTGGTTAAATTTAATGAATAA